ATCCAATCTAACCAGAATGATCAACATGGCGGACAAAGTATACCAAATTTTGATTACGGAATGGCTCCAGGCGTGCGAAAGAGCTATAAAAAACATTATCTGCAAAATTTATCAAAATCTTTAGAGTTGTTATATAATTTACCTAATATTTGGGATACTGTTGTAGAGATTAGTCAAAAAATCAAAAGCACCTATAAACTTACTCCAACGATGAGCAATTACGAGGATTATCAGTATTATGAAGCAAAACTACTAGAAGATTACTTTGAAGATAAAAAGCTTATTTTGAAAGCACAAAATTTTGCCATAAAAAGCGCAGAAAAAGAAATCGATAAGACTACTTATCAAGCTATGGAAGCCTTTATCCATAATTTAAACACTATGCACAGCCGAGCTGGTGCTCAAATTCCTTTTAGTTCCATTAATTACGGAATGGATACTTCAGTAGAAGGAAGACTTGTAATAAAAAACTTACTGCTAGCTACAGAAGCTGGACTTGGCAATGGTGAGACGCCTATCTTCCCTATCCATATATTTAAAGTTAAAGAAGGCGTTAATTATAATTTAGGAGAACCCAATTATGACTTATTCCAATTAGCTTGTAGAGTCAGCGCCAAAAGATTATTCCCTAATTTTTCTTTTTTAGATGCTCCTTTTAATGCAAAGTATTACAAAGAAGGCCATCCTGAAACAGAAATTGCCTATATGGGTTGTCGTACAAGAGTTATAGGTAATGTCCACGACTTAGAAAATGAAGTAGTATACGGAAGAGGAAATTTAAGCTTTACTACAATCAATTTACCTAAGATCGCATTAAAAGCAGATGGCAGCATCTTAAACTTTTTTGAAGAATTGGATCGACTTTTGGATGTAGTTATAGAACAGCTTTGGGAAAGATTTGAAATCCAGGCACGAAAAAAGGTAAAAAACTATCCTTTCTTAATGGGACAAGGGGTATGGATAGACTCGGATAAACTCAAATGGGAAGATGAAGTGCGAGAGGTATTAAAGCATGGTACGCTGACTGCTGGTTTTATCGGTTTAGCAGAGTGTCTAAAAGCATTAACAGGCAAACACCATGGTGAAAGCGAAGAATCTCAAGCATTAGGACTAAAAATCATAGGTCATATGCGCAGAAGAATGGATGACGAGAGTAAAAAGCGCAATTTAAATTTTACCCTTATTGCTTCACCTGCAGAAGGAACAGCAGGGCGCTTTGTAAAAATGGACAAAAATACCTTTGGAATCATCGAAGGAGTTACAGACAGGGAGTACTACACTAATAGCTTCCACATACCTGTTTACCACGAAATTAGTGCCTTTGATAAGATTAGGCTAGAAGCACCTTATCATGAACTGACAAATGCAGGACACATAACCTATGTAGAGCTCGATGGAGACCCTTCTAACAATCTATATGCCTTTGAAAAGGTAGTAAAAGCTATGAAGGAAGCTGGCATTGGTTATGGCTCCATCAACCATCCCTTAGACCGAGACCCTGTATGTGGATACAGCGGAATTATTGGCAATACCTGCCCAGCTTGCGGTCGAGAAGAAGGTACTATAAAATTCCATCGAATCCGAAGAATTACAGGCTATTTAGTGGGTACTCTAGATCGATTTAATGATGCGAAAAAGGCAGAGGAGAATGATAGGGTGAAACATTTTTAAGGTAGTAAGGTAGTAAGGTGGTAAGGTGGTAAGGTGGTAAGACCAGCTAAGTCTTGTCAATGATTTTTTTAAGAAATATTATTATCGGTTTTTTAGTATAGCAAACAAACCATTATCAAAACACGAACAATGGAAAAGTTAACTATAAAAAGTGATGTTTGAAATTATGCTGCGGTGAGATGATGATTTTTTAAGAACAATACTTGATGTTCT
Above is a genomic segment from Alkalibaculum bacchi containing:
- a CDS encoding anaerobic ribonucleoside triphosphate reductase, whose translation is MITKIVKRDGREVPFNLEKISNAIFRAASAKGGRDYNTALSLAEAVVEYIEEHTYGKIPTVENIQDAVEKILIEKGHARTAKEYILYRAERTRVREMNTRLMKVYSDLTFKEAKDNDMKRENANIDGDTAMGTMLRYGSEGAKQFYEMFILNPEHSKAHKEGDIHIHDLDFLTLTTTCCQIDIEKLFQGGFSTGHGYIREPNNIQSYSALACIAIQSNQNDQHGGQSIPNFDYGMAPGVRKSYKKHYLQNLSKSLELLYNLPNIWDTVVEISQKIKSTYKLTPTMSNYEDYQYYEAKLLEDYFEDKKLILKAQNFAIKSAEKEIDKTTYQAMEAFIHNLNTMHSRAGAQIPFSSINYGMDTSVEGRLVIKNLLLATEAGLGNGETPIFPIHIFKVKEGVNYNLGEPNYDLFQLACRVSAKRLFPNFSFLDAPFNAKYYKEGHPETEIAYMGCRTRVIGNVHDLENEVVYGRGNLSFTTINLPKIALKADGSILNFFEELDRLLDVVIEQLWERFEIQARKKVKNYPFLMGQGVWIDSDKLKWEDEVREVLKHGTLTAGFIGLAECLKALTGKHHGESEESQALGLKIIGHMRRRMDDESKKRNLNFTLIASPAEGTAGRFVKMDKNTFGIIEGVTDREYYTNSFHIPVYHEISAFDKIRLEAPYHELTNAGHITYVELDGDPSNNLYAFEKVVKAMKEAGIGYGSINHPLDRDPVCGYSGIIGNTCPACGREEGTIKFHRIRRITGYLVGTLDRFNDAKKAEENDRVKHF